ACCTACCGCTCCACCAATGTAATAAAAGGTCAAATACATGCCTGATGTGAGTGATTTTTGAGACTCCTTCATGGAGTTTGCTAAGCGTGTAGAGAGTGTATGCACGGTGAACATCCCAAAACAAAGCACAAAGACCATTGCAAAGACAAACCAGATATGGTCATTTAAAAATGCCAATGTGGCAAGAAAAAAGACTCCCAGCCCAAACATAATGGTACGCATCTCTTTTTTAAACAGTGCTGTGATTTTATGAATAGTAAGAGAAACCACAATACCCACACCATAACCCAAATACAGTAAACCAATTTGTGCTTCAGTCACATCAGGCAATTGCTCTTTGATTCGAAATGGCACAATATTTAAAAGCCCAGAGAAGACAAAAAAGACCGTAAACATCAACATATATATCACGACAAATCGTTTGTCTTTTAAAATCATCACCACATCTTTGACTTTGGCTTTGGTCAGTGTTGCTTCCCCATTAAATGAGAGTTTAAAGATAAAATAAAGCCCCACAAGTAAAGCAACAGAGAGTGAAAAGAAGACATAACGCCACCCAAACTGTGTGGCAATGGCTCCGGACATAACCCGACCAATCAAACCTCCAAAAACCGTTGCAGCCACATAAAAAGACATGTTGCGTTTAATGTTTGCTTTGTCATTGGCCAAAATACTCATGGATGCAGTTAAAATAGCGGGTACAACAACCGCTTCACACGTACGCAAAAACAGAAAAACTTCATATGTGTTTGAAAATCCCAATGAAATATTGGTCACACACAAAATCAAAGAGGCGATAATCAACACTTTTTTTGCATTGATGCGCTCTAGAATATAACCATAAATAATAGGAGCCACTGCTAAGAAGAACATGATCACCGCAGTAAAAGAGGAAGCTTGTGTCACAGAGACACTGAACTCCTGCGCTAACAGTGGTTGCAACGGTTGCGTTGCATACATCACTGAAAGTAAGATAATGATTGTATAAACAACAATCCAGAAGTCAATTTTTTTCATTAAAAGGAGATGACACCCATTTCATTGAGCATCACTAAAAGTACGGCAATGGGTGCAACCACACGCATGATAAACAACCACACTTTATATAAATTTTCACCAATATAAGGAACCAACGCTTCTCGTGCCACTTTTTGATCCATAATATAACCCACGAAAACTGCCACAATGATTCCACCTATAGGCATAAGAATGGCTGCAGAGATAAAGTCAAACCAATCAAACAGATTTTTACCTCCAAAAGTTAACAGTGAAGAGAACGCGGTGGTGTTTGATAAGAGCGTAAAGATACCAATAATATAAAAAATCACCGATACACTGTAGGTTGCTTTTTTTCGTTTCATGCCTCTTCGTTCTACCAGATACATCACCGTTGGTTCAAGCACAGAAACAGCAGAGGTCACAGCGGCAAAAGCTAAAGCAACGAAAAATGCAATCGCTAAAACCGTACCAATGCTTCCCATTTCATAAAAGACTGCAGGTAGCGTAATAAATACAAGCCCTGCCCCTTTTCCTGGTTCTTGACCAGCTGAAAACAAAATAGAGAAGATAATCAATCCAGCCACAATGGCAATGAGGGTATCCATGATTACAATTGTTAATGAGGCTTTAACAATATTCACGCCCTTATCCAGTGAAGCAGCATACGTTAAAATGGTTACCATACCAATAGAGAGTGTAAAGAAAGCGTGTCCCACTGCTACAATGATAGAACCCGATTTAAATTTGTCAATATTGGGAGAGAACATAAATGAAAGCGCTTGAGTGAAACCATCGAGTTGCACCGAATAAATAAGCAAAACAGCTAAGATGATAATCAGGGTAGGCATCAAGATGTTATTGAGTTTTTCAATCCCTTTTTTAACCCCACGTGAAATCGTATAGGCAATCACAATAAATGCCAAGGTATAATAAAAGATCTGTGTCCACACATCTTTTTGAAGCAAGCTCATAAAGACGCTTTCAGCCTCTTGTACATTTGCAGGCAATGCGGTGGCAGCCACAACCACATAATTAAAAATCCAACCTACGACCACGGCATAAAACGACAGAATAAAAACTCCCGTTAGAAAAGTAAAACCTGAAAATTTCCAATATTTTTTCTTTGAAGGAGAGTGAGTTTCAAATGTAGTGACGGCATCTTTGTGTGCATAACTTCCAAGCAACACTTCGCCAATAAAAATAGACATTCCAATAAACAACACGGTGGCAAGATAAACCAAGACGAAAACACCACCACCGTTTTCCCCTGCAATGTAGGGAAACTTCCAAATATTTCCCAATCCTACGGCACTTCCTGCTGCTGCAAGAATGAACCCAATACGCGTAAATCGATTTTTATGCATATCTGTCCTTTACTATGATAATACAGACATCTCTCAAAAACCAATTGCACTGTGATTTTTGAGAAATATCTGGAAAATTATATCGAAGAAAGGCTGAAAAAATCGGTCAGTAGATTACTTTTGCGAGGTATAAACCATTGCCATTGATGGGGGTTTTAAAGCTTCGTTTCTCTTTTTTAAGTTGCAATTGAAGCTCTTTTATGGTGCGTTTTCCCAGAGAAATTTGAATTAAAAACCCCACCATCAATCGAATTTGTGAACGCAAATAAGAGTTGGCAGTGAATTTAAAGACATACAGATTTTTATGTTTATAAAATTTTGCTTGATAAATGTGTTTGATAAAGTTGGTTTTATCACTGCCTTGTTTATGAAAATACTCAAAATCATGTTCGCCTATAAAACACGTTATGGCTTCTTTGATTTTTGCTTCATCCACTGTTTTAACATGTGTGATATACCGTGCATTAAAGGCCGTGAGTTCTTCTTGCGTGATGAAGTAACGATAGACTCTTTTTTTTGCACTGAAACGTGCATGAAAATCATCGTTGACATGTTCTGCTTTTTTCACACGAATAGAGAGAGGAAGTTGATGATTGAGCAGTTTTTGAAGTTTTTTGAGGTCATGAAGATGTTCAGGTAACACGGTATTAAAAACCTGTCCAGTGGCATGCACACCTGCATCTGTACGTCCACTTAAGATGATTTTGGCTTGAACATTGAGTCGTTGAAATGCTGCTTCTAAAGCATCTTCAACAGAAGTTTTAGATGGTTGTTTTTGAGAACCGCTGTAATCTAAACCATCGTACGCAATGGTTATTTTGGTATTCATACCTCAATAGACCTTTTTAACGTTTCTATGATAGACATAATAACACAATACCATCCAAATAGGAGGAATGATATACAAAGCATTGAGCTGGATTTTTTTAGACAAAAAATCAGCCATCACATAATAAATGACAATAAAAAGCACACTCCAAGGCACACTTCTGTTCTTTTCATATCGTGGGTTATAGTACCCAAAGGCAATGACTAAAAAAAGTGAGATAAAAGGGAAAACAGAGACCAAAATATAAAAAGTAAACTTATCCACATTATCATTTCGTCTGATTTTATCTTTCCAGTAATTAAATGAATCAGTAAAAATCTCAAACTCTGAATCATTAACTCTATCTGCAATGGTCATTTTTTCAAAATCAATTTGGTTGATTTCATCGGGTTTAAAATGAAAGAGTTTTCCATTATTTAATAAGAAGTTCAAATCTCCCTCTTGGTTCTGCATGGTCGCTGTCTTAGAGACAATAAACTGATCCGCATTATCTTGGGTTTTAAAGAGTTTAACTTCTGAGTAAGTATTCTCTTTTTTATCCTCAATATAAATCATCCAATCTCCAAACTTCTGTCCAAATTCAGAAGATTTGATGTTAAAGTTGGCCTCTTTTTTCTTTACGGTCATCATCTGTTCAGTCAGGTGTCTTGTTTTGGGAATTAGTCCTAAAGAGACAATCAACAGCGCCACAGAAAGTACAAACGTCACAGGTAAGAATACTTGTAAAATACGTGTCGGTTTTAATCCAAAAGAGGTGATAACAATGAGTTCATACTCACTTGAAAGTTTCGACAATGAAATCACCAATGAGATAAAAAATGAAATGGGCAATGTGTAAAAAATGATATTGGGTATGGTATACGCATACATCGTAAAAAGTTCAAATACATTGATGGTGACAACCGAGGTCAAAGCTGCAATTTTAACTAAAAATACAATTGATGTGATAAAAAAAAGTCCAAAAAATATAGGAAAAAATGTAATCGATAATTGTGAAAAAATGTATTGATTTAACTTCAACTAAAAACCTTTGAAAATGAAAAAATATACTCTATAAAAAGTCCCAAACTCAAAAAAGGGATAAAGGCCAACTGCCGTTGCTTTTTTACAAGGGTAAAATAGAGTGAGGGTATTATAGCAAAAAGTGCCGCAAAAAAAAGAGCCACAAAGCCAGAAAAGGTTCCAAGCAGCGCAGAAATGAGTGCAACTATAGGAATATCTCCCTCTCCTAATGCGGTTTGTTTTTTGAGTTTTTCATCTTTTAGAAGTCTGCTTTTAATGTTTTGAATATAAAACGTTACAATAAAATTCAACAAAGAAAATCCACCTGCAAAGAGTAAAGCATCTTTTAATTGCTCAATGAAACTTCGAGAAGGCAAGAAAAAAACCAGCACCAAAACAAACAGCAACAAATAATCAGGTACCGCTTGATACTTGATATCAATGCCTGAAAGCACAATCAACGCATAAAAAAGGGCGGTCACAACCAAAAACTCTATCCCAAACTGCAATTTATAAAACAAAAGTGTGGTCACAAGGGCCGTAAGAGCTTCAACCATGGGGTATTGCCAACTGATTTTGGTATGGCAAGATGAACAGTGACCTCTTAAAAAAACAAAAGAGATAAAGGGAATGTTTTCATACCATCGTATTTTAGTATGGCATGAAGGACAGTTTGAAGAGGTTAATATAGAGAGGTTTAAAGGGAGACGCACAATCAATACATTTAAAAAAGAGCCCATACAAGCGCCTACTATAAATGCAATAATAAGTGCCTCATACTCCACCAAAACGCCGCTCTCTTTTTATAAAATCATCAATGATGTCATCTAAGTCATATTTTGTGAAATTGGGCCAAAATTTTTGTACAAAAAACATCTCAGCATATGCGCACTGCCACAACATAAAGTTTGAAATACGCACTTCACCACTTGTGCGAATCAGAATATCCACATCAGGAAAACCTGCTGTATCCAAACACGCTTCAATGTTCTCTTGGCTTATCTCCAAGCCTTTTTGAGTGAGTCTTTTCACTGCTCGTGTGATTTCATCTTGGCTTCCATAGTTCAACGCCAACACTTGGGTTAAACCTTTGTTTTTTGCCGTTGTTGATTCGGTGAGTGCAATCTGCTTTTGCAACGATTTTGAGAATTTACTCATATCCCCAATGGCTCTGAATCGAATATCATTTTGCATATAGATATCCAATTCACTTTTAAGATACTTCTCCAAAAGTTTCATCAAAAACTCTACTTCCAGTTTAGGACGATTCCAATTCTCCGTAGAAAAAGCGTACAAAGTTAAATACTTCACACCTAAAGCAGCACAGTGTTGTGTGATTTCACGCACCACTTTTGCACCCTCTTCATGTCCTGCTGTTCGTTTTAAATTTCGCTCTTTGGCCCAACGCCCATTTCCATCCATAATGATGGCAATGTGTTGAGGAAAGTTATTGTTACTGCTCACTGAATTCCTTTTGCAAATGCGTTGCTAATGCTAAAGAGAGTTGCAATTTCTCTCCTGAAAAACTTACAGCCTCTTCTTTGTTTTTACAATAGAGTTCAATGCTATTTTGAGTCGATCCAAAACTCTTTGAGTCATTCAGTACATTTAAACACACAACATCCAACTCTTTTTTACTCAACATATTTTTAGCATTACTTGAAGCTACCAATTCATCCATCTCTGCTTTAAAACCAACAGAAATCACATCTTTTTTATCCAAAGAGTGCAAGATATCCATGTTCTGTTTCAACTCTATTTTCCACAACGTTCCCAAAAACTCTTTTTTGAGTTTTCCCTCTTGCACATTTTCAGGCACATAATCACTCACAGCTGCTACCATAAACAAATAGGGTGTTTTTGGACTGTTTTTTTTAGCTTTGTGCACGTTTTCTTGAAGATGTTCATACATCTCTTCACTGCTTTGCACAGGAACAACATGCATTGTTTTAGGCAAATTTTCATGCCCTCGAGTAGACACCAAACGCACATTTGCCCCTTTTAAGTAGAATGCCAAAGCCAAACTTGAAGCCATTTTTCCTGAAGAGAAATTACTGATATAACGTACATCATCCAGTTTCTCAATCGTTCCACCGCCACTTAACACAACCTCACGATTGCTCCAATACTGCTCTTGTAACAACTCGCGTGCAGTGGCATAAAAGATATCTTCCACGTCACTCATCGCCCCATTGCCGATATCTCGGCATGCCAACTCTTTTGAAACGGGTTCGACCATCACGTAGTTGCTTTTTTGAAGAATTTCTAAACTCTCTTGAGTGATGGCATTGTGCAACATATTAGTATTGGCTGCGGGGCAAAGCAGTTTTCTTTGAGGGTAGGCAATCGCTGTTTGTGTGAGCAGATTATCGGCAATGCCATGTCGCAGTTTATTAATGGTATTCACACTTGCAGGAGCTATGACGAAAATATCGGCCCACTTTCCTATGGCGATGTGATTATAAATAGAGTCTTTGTCCCAACACTCACTCTCTTCTGTTAAGACAGTGTGTTGCGAGATAGTTTCAAAGGTCAATGCTGAAATAAAACGTTGTGCACTTTGAGTCATAATCACACGAACTTGGGCCCCTGCTTTCACATACAGACGTATAAGTTCCAGTGTTTTATACACCGCAATAGAACCTGTCACCGCGACGAGTATCTTTTTGTTGTTTAAAAGTTCTGCATGCATGACTCTCCTTTTTTATTTATTGAAAAACTTGTAAAAATAGTCTTTGATGACTTTCAAAGGAGCTCTTGTAATTGCTAAAGAACCCTTTGAAATATTTTTTGTGATGGTACTTCCTGCAGCAATAATCACATCATCTTCTATGGTCACTGGAGCTACGAGTTGCGTATCACTTCCTACAAATACATTTTTCCCAATGATGGTTTGATGTTTATTCATACCATCATAGTTGCACGTGATGGTTCCACAGCCAATATTCGTACCCTCATCAATTTCACAATCACCCAAATAGCTTAAATGGCCTGCTTTGACCCCTGTGAGTTTCGCTTTTTTGGTCTCTACAAAGTTTCCAATGTGCGTATCTTTAAGAACACTTCCTGGTCGAACGCGTCCCATTGGTCCCACATCTGAATCTTCTACAACAGAGTCTTCAACCACACTGTTAGTTTTAATGTGCGCATTAATCAATTTGCTGTTACCTAAAAGAGTTACGCCATTTTCTAAAATCGATTCACCCTCAATTTGAACCCCATACTCAATATAGATGGTATCAGGCAGTCGCATGATTACACCTTGCTTTAAAAAGGCCTCTTTGATTCTGTTTTGATGAATGACTTCTGCTTGGGAGAGTTCTACTTTGGAATTCACCCCTTTAAAGTTCTCAACACTCACAGCCAATGGTTTCAAACTCAAACCTTGATTGATTGCCATTTCCACTAAGTCGGTGATGTAGTACTCTTTTTGAGCATTGTTGTTGTTAAGTTTTGGCAAGTGTTCGAGTAAAAATTGTGTATCAAACTGATAAATACCTGCATTGGCAGTTGTGATGGCCAATTCTTGTTCATTGGCATCTTTTTGTTCTACGATTTTTACAACGTTGCCATTTTCAACAACCACTCGACCATAACCATCCGCACTATCAAGTTCTAAAACAGACATTACAATGGTAGCATCAATATCAAACTTCTCCAACTCACTTGCTTGAATCAATGGCATGTCGGCATTAAGTACCAACGTCTTTTCATGTGTAGGAGTGATATTCATCACTGCCCCACCCGTTCCTGGATAGTTTTCATGGTCTTGTACTACAAATTTCAGTTGTCCTGTTTCAAGCTCTTTTTGAAAAAATTGTTCCATGCTGCTTTGTACTCTTTGAGCTTGATGATAAATCACCACGGTGATGTCATCGCTTAATTTGAGTGACTCTAAAATAGAGTAATACAACATTGGTTTACCCGAAATCGTATGCAACACTTTTGGTGTTGTTGATTTCATTCGTGTTCCTGCACCTGCAGCTAAAATAATAATTGATAAATTTTTTTTCATAGACCTTCCCTAAACTTCGTGTATCTCTTTTTTTAAATTTTTCACCACTTGTGCAATGGCATGTTGCATCTTCACATCGGTGATACTGTTGTGTAACAGTTTGTCCAAATTGGACTCATTTTTAATAAAAAATTGCGTGACGGACTTACTTTTTTTATTTTTATTATACATCAAAACACCATAAGAAATCAGCACTTGCACCAAATTCAAATGTCCTAAAATAGCCGCATAATTTAAAAGCGTATACCCTGCCCCATCGGGTTCATTTACATGTGCTCCAGTGGCAATTAACAGACGTGCAATTTTAGTATTGCCTCTCCATTGAGTATGGTGAAGGGCGGTTCTTCCTTGCTTATCTTTGATGTGTAAATCGACTTTTTTTGAAGCAATGAGTTTTTCAATCACTTCTAAATCATTGGCAATGACTGCTTTGTGAAGCACCGTTCTGCCATCTTTATCTGCAGCGTTAACATTGACTCGATACTTCAATAAAAAACTTAAACGCTTTATAAAATCCTCTCTCTCTTGCGGATTGGTCAGTTTCAAACCATTCTCAATCATCACACAAAGTGGTGTTTTCTGTTCATCATCCGTGATGTGCAAATTGATATCATAATTTAAAAAGAGTTTGAGCAGTTCAAAGTCATTGTAATTGACAAGCTCATAAATAATCGTTTGCCCATTGCTTTTGGGTTTGTTTATGTGCGGTCGATACGCTAACAGACGTTTCAAAACGCCAAAATAGGGTTCTTCTTGTTTAATATCCAAAAAACGTCGATGT
The genomic region above belongs to Candidatus Marinarcus aquaticus and contains:
- a CDS encoding di-trans,poly-cis-decaprenylcistransferase, which produces MDGNGRWAKERNLKRTAGHEEGAKVVREITQHCAALGVKYLTLYAFSTENWNRPKLEVEFLMKLLEKYLKSELDIYMQNDIRFRAIGDMSKFSKSLQKQIALTESTTAKNKGLTQVLALNYGSQDEITRAVKRLTQKGLEISQENIEACLDTAGFPDVDILIRTSGEVRISNFMLWQCAYAEMFFVQKFWPNFTKYDLDDIIDDFIKRERRFGGV
- a CDS encoding MFS transporter, which codes for MKKIDFWIVVYTIIILLSVMYATQPLQPLLAQEFSVSVTQASSFTAVIMFFLAVAPIIYGYILERINAKKVLIIASLILCVTNISLGFSNTYEVFLFLRTCEAVVVPAILTASMSILANDKANIKRNMSFYVAATVFGGLIGRVMSGAIATQFGWRYVFFSLSVALLVGLYFIFKLSFNGEATLTKAKVKDVVMILKDKRFVVIYMLMFTVFFVFSGLLNIVPFRIKEQLPDVTEAQIGLLYLGYGVGIVVSLTIHKITALFKKEMRTIMFGLGVFFLATLAFLNDHIWFVFAMVFVLCFGMFTVHTLSTRLANSMKESQKSLTSGMYLTFYYIGGAVGSLLPAVIYEHFGWYPTVLTFVFVLVLITLFVHFNRNHFKAYS
- a CDS encoding sodium-dependent transporter → MHKNRFTRIGFILAAAGSAVGLGNIWKFPYIAGENGGGVFVLVYLATVLFIGMSIFIGEVLLGSYAHKDAVTTFETHSPSKKKYWKFSGFTFLTGVFILSFYAVVVGWIFNYVVVAATALPANVQEAESVFMSLLQKDVWTQIFYYTLAFIVIAYTISRGVKKGIEKLNNILMPTLIIILAVLLIYSVQLDGFTQALSFMFSPNIDKFKSGSIIVAVGHAFFTLSIGMVTILTYAASLDKGVNIVKASLTIVIMDTLIAIVAGLIIFSILFSAGQEPGKGAGLVFITLPAVFYEMGSIGTVLAIAFFVALAFAAVTSAVSVLEPTVMYLVERRGMKRKKATYSVSVIFYIIGIFTLLSNTTAFSSLLTFGGKNLFDWFDFISAAILMPIGGIIVAVFVGYIMDQKVAREALVPYIGENLYKVWLFIMRVVAPIAVLLVMLNEMGVISF
- a CDS encoding LptF/LptG family permease; translated protein: MKLNQYIFSQLSITFFPIFFGLFFITSIVFLVKIAALTSVVTINVFELFTMYAYTIPNIIFYTLPISFFISLVISLSKLSSEYELIVITSFGLKPTRILQVFLPVTFVLSVALLIVSLGLIPKTRHLTEQMMTVKKKEANFNIKSSEFGQKFGDWMIYIEDKKENTYSEVKLFKTQDNADQFIVSKTATMQNQEGDLNFLLNNGKLFHFKPDEINQIDFEKMTIADRVNDSEFEIFTDSFNYWKDKIRRNDNVDKFTFYILVSVFPFISLFLVIAFGYYNPRYEKNRSVPWSVLFIVIYYVMADFLSKKIQLNALYIIPPIWMVLCYYVYHRNVKKVY
- the truA gene encoding tRNA pseudouridine(38-40) synthase TruA — its product is MNTKITIAYDGLDYSGSQKQPSKTSVEDALEAAFQRLNVQAKIILSGRTDAGVHATGQVFNTVLPEHLHDLKKLQKLLNHQLPLSIRVKKAEHVNDDFHARFSAKKRVYRYFITQEELTAFNARYITHVKTVDEAKIKEAITCFIGEHDFEYFHKQGSDKTNFIKHIYQAKFYKHKNLYVFKFTANSYLRSQIRLMVGFLIQISLGKRTIKELQLQLKKEKRSFKTPINGNGLYLAKVIY
- the glmU gene encoding bifunctional UDP-N-acetylglucosamine diphosphorylase/glucosamine-1-phosphate N-acetyltransferase GlmU; amino-acid sequence: MKKNLSIIILAAGAGTRMKSTTPKVLHTISGKPMLYYSILESLKLSDDITVVIYHQAQRVQSSMEQFFQKELETGQLKFVVQDHENYPGTGGAVMNITPTHEKTLVLNADMPLIQASELEKFDIDATIVMSVLELDSADGYGRVVVENGNVVKIVEQKDANEQELAITTANAGIYQFDTQFLLEHLPKLNNNNAQKEYYITDLVEMAINQGLSLKPLAVSVENFKGVNSKVELSQAEVIHQNRIKEAFLKQGVIMRLPDTIYIEYGVQIEGESILENGVTLLGNSKLINAHIKTNSVVEDSVVEDSDVGPMGRVRPGSVLKDTHIGNFVETKKAKLTGVKAGHLSYLGDCEIDEGTNIGCGTITCNYDGMNKHQTIIGKNVFVGSDTQLVAPVTIEDDVIIAAGSTITKNISKGSLAITRAPLKVIKDYFYKFFNK
- a CDS encoding prepilin peptidase is translated as MEYEALIIAFIVGACMGSFLNVLIVRLPLNLSILTSSNCPSCHTKIRWYENIPFISFVFLRGHCSSCHTKISWQYPMVEALTALVTTLLFYKLQFGIEFLVVTALFYALIVLSGIDIKYQAVPDYLLLFVLVLVFFLPSRSFIEQLKDALLFAGGFSLLNFIVTFYIQNIKSRLLKDEKLKKQTALGEGDIPIVALISALLGTFSGFVALFFAALFAIIPSLYFTLVKKQRQLAFIPFLSLGLFIEYIFSFSKVFS
- the coaBC gene encoding bifunctional phosphopantothenoylcysteine decarboxylase/phosphopantothenate--cysteine ligase CoaBC translates to MHAELLNNKKILVAVTGSIAVYKTLELIRLYVKAGAQVRVIMTQSAQRFISALTFETISQHTVLTEESECWDKDSIYNHIAIGKWADIFVIAPASVNTINKLRHGIADNLLTQTAIAYPQRKLLCPAANTNMLHNAITQESLEILQKSNYVMVEPVSKELACRDIGNGAMSDVEDIFYATARELLQEQYWSNREVVLSGGGTIEKLDDVRYISNFSSGKMASSLALAFYLKGANVRLVSTRGHENLPKTMHVVPVQSSEEMYEHLQENVHKAKKNSPKTPYLFMVAAVSDYVPENVQEGKLKKEFLGTLWKIELKQNMDILHSLDKKDVISVGFKAEMDELVASSNAKNMLSKKELDVVCLNVLNDSKSFGSTQNSIELYCKNKEEAVSFSGEKLQLSLALATHLQKEFSEQ